The window GTCTCTGGCCACCAGTTTTGTGCAATGGTAACATCGCTTACAGGACACTTGCCATGTGCCCAGGATTCTGAGAGTGCCGCTGTCCCCTCCCGCCAGGGCTCCCTTGCTGGAGCTTGCACGCACCTTGGGGGTCTTTCTCCCTCGGTGTGGCtaactccttcccttccttcgCACCTTTGCTCGAGCCCTCATCCCCTTGATTCTCTGCCCCCCTCACTTGCCCTTGCATCCCCTCCACACCCCTCTCCTCAGTCTGGGCGAGACTCTGCCCTAGGCCCCTCCGAGAGGCCGCTGCTGTCCCCAACTCAGTGAGGACCCCAGCAGCTGAGGTCCCTGGCCAAGAAGCAACCACAGTAAAACTGAGCCCCAGGCCACCTGCGCCAGCCCCCACCCGCAGCCACTGGTCTCCACTGCCTGTGACCCTGGCCTTGGGCAGGGCATCAACCAGGCCCCAGAGAGACCAGGTGGGGAGCACACGTGAAGCATGCCCACTGGACTACACTGGGGCCCTGCCACCCCCCGCCTCTCAAGACTGTGGCCTTGTCCGCCAAGGCTTTAGAATTTAAGGGAAGCCAGACATTTGGGTCTGAAACATCCCATTTCTAAAGGGCAAGTAACAAGTCCCACCACTTATATCCCAAACAAAGCCCACCTGGACCCATATCTAGCCTCCACCCCATTCTGAGGCTGGCCCCAGGTCTCCAGGGCTCGTCTTCTGAGGGTGGGGGTCTGTTCAGGCAACAGAAGAGGCCGAGGTAGCCACCTTCTCCCAACAGGTGTCAGCAGAGGCCCTGAAGAGCCTCCCCNCCCTCCTCCTCAGCCGCCTACCTTCAGGAATTTATACAAAAGGAAGGTGAACCAGTTGGTCAGCATCTTCTCTGCCACTGACTCGGTCCTGGGGGCACAACATGGAAAGGGGTGGCTTGACTCCGCCGCCATGCCCGCCACTGtgcccgccccacccccgcccagggTGCTGAAGGCGGTCAGGCCCCGAAAGGCCCCGCAGGCATCAGGCAGCTGGGGGCTGCCATGGAGATCCCAGCCCTTGGCCCCAGAGCCAGGCCTCTGAGCGGGACAACCGTGGCTTGGCATCGATGGGCGCCAGGTCCGGCGTGCCCCAGGGTGGGGTCCCCGCGCCCGGCATGCCAGCCGGGCCCCAGGTCTGCGGGCAGGAAGTGAGGCTCACCGCCGCAGCAGCAGCTTGGGGTGGTTCTTGCTCTCGAGGTTCTTCTCGATGAGGTCGGACAGCAGCTGCTTGAGCACGCCCGTGGCGTACTCCATCTCGCCCTGCAGGGCTGTCATGATGAGCGAGGCCACGTTCCCGCGGTCGCGCATGGAGAAGCTGCGCTGGGCCTCCAGCGTGCGGATGAAGGTCAGCAGGAAGTGCTTCTTGGCGAGCAGCTGTCCGAACAGCGCCAGCGACTTCTCCACGTTGGCCTGCACCTGCGGGAGGGCAGCCCACAGTCGCGCTCAGGCCCGGAGGGGCGCCCGGCCGCCGCacgagaggcaggggcagaggcggAGGGCGGGGCCGGAGAGGAGAACGTGAAGGCGGGTGCCGCGCTGCCTTCCCAGGTCCCTGGGCCTCCACTGCCCTCAGCAGAACGGGCGTGTCCGGGCCGCTCGAGTAGCAGGCAGGGACCGGGGCAGACCGGCGTCAGTGGGAGGTACAGAATGAGGGTCACCGTCTTTGCAGCTGGTCCCTGGGACCGCCACCTGCTGCGGCCTTGCTCTGGTAGCCAGGAGGAGGCCGAACTCAATGCCCCAACTGCTGGGCGCCAGCAAAACACGGCCATGGTCTCACTGTGCACTCACAACAGAAATCACCTTCCCCATTCCACAGACGACAACGAAGTCCAGAAGAGAAAGAGGCTTGTTCAGGGCCACGTGACATGGAAGTGGGGAAAAGGAGTGGAATGCAGACATGGCTGGCTCCAGGGCCCCTACTCTCTCTTTTATGTACACCACGGCTTGTCAAAACAGGAGATTCCCCACCAGGCTGTGCCAGAGGCTGCCGGTGCCACTGCTCCCAGCCCAGGCAGACAGGTGACAAGACCCAAGTAGAACACAGTCACACTAAGGGAGCAGCAAGACCGACACAGCAGATGGCCCCATCCGTAAAAAGACATGATGAAGCATGTGGAGCCCTTGACATGGCAGCAAACCCAGAGATGAGCGGATGGGCAGCCCAAGGCAGCCCTGGGCCTGAGCCAGAGTGACAGGAAGGCCCATTCCAGCAGAGCTCAAAAGGGACTGTCCCACCGACAGAGCTGCAACAGGGAGTGGGCTCTCCCACATCGGAAGTGTGCAGAGATGGGATGCCCTCGGCTGGATGGCACGACCAGGCTGACTTGCTGAGCCCCTGCCTGGTCCTagctgggccctgggctcctggCCTGCCACTGGAGGGCTCCTAGAGGACTTCAGGGCCAGCCCTCTTCTGCTCAGCAAGCTCATACCAATAGCCTGAGTACCGCCAACGCGCACAAAGCAGAAGCCCAGCTCCACGAGGGCCACCGTGATGCATCAGTGACACACTCACCCCAAACAGCCACGCAAACTCCGGCTGGGTCCCTGCACCTCCCGGCCGCACGGCAGTAGCCCCTGCCCGGCGAGGCTCAGCATCCAGAGCCAGCCAGGGGACAGGCCAGGTGAGTGTGCACAGGTGGTACACGGCGCACTCAAGGTCTCAGTGAAACAGAGGCAGCCCCCAGTGAGCCCCGGCTCCAGGCAAGGTGGCTGGCTGGGATGAAGCCCAGCCCCCCACCACAGTGGAGGCACTATGGGGAGCCGAGAGCCCTGACTCCCAGTGCCCCTCCCAACACGTCTGAGCCAtcccccaggggccccaggctgCCCAACAgtagccaggagccccaggagcgGGCAGAAGTCCCAGTGAGCCCCAGTCGACAGCCCACCTCCATCTCCTTGAGCACTGGATGGTCCTCGATCCCGGGGAAGAGCACCCGCATGGCGTACGTCCGGTAGTCGAGGAACGGGATGCCGGCACCATCCAGGTCATTGGTCAGCTCGTGGATGTCCGTCTGCAGCTCCGCGAAGGCTGCCGCCAGATGAGGCGTCAGGGCGGgtgccacccccagccccagtccccccagccctcccaccctCAGGCCAGGCTCCGACTCTGGCTCTGCTGCTCGCTGGCTGGGTAACCTTCAGGAAACCCCTCAGCTCTCCCGGTGCTAACACACGGACAAAAATTCTGTCCCTTTGACGTGTCACAGGACTCACCAGACGACACCACAGAAGGTGCTGCGCCTGGGGCCGGGCTGAGAGGGGCTTCCTGCATCTAACACTGGCACCGAGGGCGCAAGGGAACGATGGGTGCCGGCTCCCTCCACCACCCTGGGGTGCACATGCCCACCCTGGCTCCCCTGCCACAGCTGCCGCGAAGAGAAGGGATGTGGCCAGGGGTAGGAGGCAGGAGGCTCTCCCCAGGCCCCTGAACCCCCCACTCTGACAACCACCACACGCAGAGCTCAGACCAGCGGGCCCTCTACACTGCCCACCCTGCTCCAGGCGGCTCTGCTTCTTTCAGAAAcaaaggcaggcagggcaggggcaggcctCCACGGAACATTCCAGAGCTGTGAGGTGTCCGCCCCACAGTAGCCCAAGGGAGGCACTATCTGATCGGGAGCCAGAGGAATGCTAAGCGGGCTCTGGGGGATGGCTGGTAGGTTTAATTAAGAGCAGGGACCTTTGTCTCCTGGGCATCACTGCCAGGCGTCCGGTTATCGCCGCCTGGCCAGCCCTGGAGCACCCGCCAGCCCTGCACCCACGCTGCAAGGCCAAATAAAGGCATCCTGCGTGCTGACCCCGGCGCACAGCTGTCCTCATCCTGAGGTGCTCCCGGCCTCAGAGCTCCCCACCCAGGCCACCAACTCCCACAAGCTTCACACACCTGCCTGTGTCCCATGGGACCTTTCAGTTCTCAGACAGGCAAGGGTCCTGACCAAACGGGGCCCTCTAGGTCCCAGTGGAGCTACCGACAGCCCACCGCCAGGCCTGTGCAGGCATGAGGCCCCCGTGCAGTCACCCACAGGGCCTCACAGCCCGCCTCCCACTCGGCTCCCTCTTCTCGCGCCCCGTGTAGGAACGCTCCCACCGCCTGCCTCCCAGAGCCAGGGCCAGCACCCGCGAAAAGTCTGAGGCTGCTCCTGGCACCTAAGACAAGCCCCTCACCTGTCAGTTACCGTTAACAGGGCTGCATCCGCCCCTTGTAACTGCCCCAATTTCCCCGATGAGGCAGCAAGGCAGGGGCCACGAGGAGACGGGGGCCATCCCAGTCTGGCCCAGTGCCCAGGTCACCCAGCTGTGACCTCACAGCAGCCAGAGAAGCTCACCAGGTGGTCTGAGGATGGCCACCACAGGCCAAGACTGCGACCTGCTGCCTAGAGCTCACAGCACACACGGCAGCTGAACCCCCACTCACGTGGCCAGCGTGCAGCCCGGGGCCTCTATCCCAGGCCAGCGGGGCTCCCTGCGGGCCCTGAGCTGTGTGCCCACCTCTCTGCCACCTACTCGGCAGCAGTGCCCTTGGTGCAAGGGAGGGTAGGGCAGCATCTGCTCTGCTGGGGCTGAGCCCGGGCTTTGGGCACGCTGGCCTCTCTGGGGCACGTGGCACAGAGATGGGGCGGCCCCTGTTCCAGCTTGGGGCCCGTCCCCCCTCACTCTTCCTGCAGACACCTGAGCCGAGCCCACCGCTCACATTTTTCTGACGTCTGCGGCCCCTGCCTGCCAGAACGCATCCCATTCTCTGGAGTACCCCCTCCTGCCCTTGGGGTCTGCCCACTCTCACTCAGGGGCTTCCAGGAGAGCAGACTTCAGGGAAGGGGGCACGTGACCAGGCGTGGCATCAGGggttgggcagggctgggcccagtGGAAAAGCTGAGCTTGCCCCTTGTGCTGGTCCTGATACCACACGGAGAGATCACTGAAGATGCAGCTGCGGGTCTGGCCCGGCCGTGCTGGAAGCCAGCTGCGCCCCAGGCTTTCCCTGCCCAAAAGCCCACATGACATCTCTCTGCTGAAGGGAGCTGCTTTCCCTGAGCTGCTTTCCACTGCTCACATAGCAGGGTCCTAAGGGACACATGCCCCTCTTAGGAGGCTGGGCTGCAGCCTCCTTCCTGAGTCAGCCCCTCGAAGACGCACTCTGTCCAGTGCCAGCCAAGGTCCGTACGTACTCAGGGCCTAAAGAAAGGGCCTCCACTCCTTGGTGCCGCGCCTGGCCCTGAACACGGAATCACTGAACCCATCCTACAGATGAGGAGTCTGAGGCCTAAGAAGGTCATGGGCCCATCCAAGGTCCTGCAGCCAAACAGGGTCACAAATGCAAGCTCTCTGACTCCAGCATCTATGCCTCAAGCAGCACCCACAGAGGCTATACCCGCCCCAGGGTCCGCCTGCGGCCCCGGTCAAAGCCTCAGCCGTCTGCCCGAGCCTGAGCATGGCACAGCAAAGGCGTTGGGAAGGCTGAACACCGAGCAGAATCGTGGGGAGGACAGGGCCTGGCTCACATGCGGCAGCAGCCACAGCAAGCCCCACTCCCCGGGCCCCCTCCCCGCTGCATGCCGCAGCTCTGATGTCACACCTTCCTTGCACTCCAGGGCCACGCGGGACTCCAAGTTGTCCATCTGCAGCTGCAGCCGCTTGAGGGTGCGGTCGGCGTCCCGAGACTTGCGCTTGTAGGCAATGAGCACGGCTACAATGACCAGCAGCAGGAGGCCTCCGCCCCCGCCAATGCCGACGATGGCGGGAAGGGTCAGCAGGCTGTCCGAGTACACCTGCAGCATCCCCGGCGAGAATTCGAAGCCGCCAGCCCGGACCTGTGGGTGGGGGTGCAGGCCACTCAGGAGGCCCCCCTTGCCCACTGGGAGCTCCAGAGGCCCCGGGTACCATGCCCCTTGAGAACCCCAAGGCCCCTGCCCAGAGTGGTCAGAGGGTGGGGACGTGGGGACTCAGGGCAGGTGCCGGGCCAACGGGGGGCACCAGGGCTGGGCGAGGGCTGAGCTGGGCCGCCTCTGGGCCAAAAGGAAGTCTGGGACTCAGCCACAGAGTTGGGGTTGCCCTGGGTGGGGCAGGGTCAGTG of the Ailuropoda melanoleuca isolate Jingjing unplaced genomic scaffold, ASM200744v2 unplaced-scaffold68227, whole genome shotgun sequence genome contains:
- the LOC117800328 gene encoding plexin-A1-like, producing the protein MLQVYSDSLLTLPAIVGIGGGGGLLLLVIVAVLIAYKRKSRDADRTLKRLQLQMDNLESRVALECKEAFAELQTDIHELTNDLDGAGIPFLDYRTYAMRVLFPGIEDHPVLKEMEVQANVEKSLALFGQLLAKKHFLLTFIRTLEAQRSFSMRDRGNVASLIMTALQGEMEYATGVLKQLLSDLIEKNLESKNHPKLLLRRTESVAEKMLTNWFTFLLYKFLKVGG